One Nocardia huaxiensis genomic window, GCGTATCCGCGGGCGGCGACGGCGGCGAGCAGGGAATTGTGGGTGGGGAAGTAGCGGCGGGGTGCGCCGTGCGAGACGCCTGCTTCGCGGGCGATGGCCCGCAATCCGAGTTGGACCGCGCCGACCTGTTCGAGCATGTCCACGCCGGCGCTCACCAGTCGTTCCCGCAAAGGCTCGGCCACAGTCATGTCGAGCATTTCACCTCATTCCTGACGCGATTCGCCGTAGACACTGTCTACCTCATGGTGGTAGACAGGTGACAGTCTCGTAGACAGTGTCTACGAATTTGTTCCGGGGAGGAATGCCATGTGGTACTGGGTGCTCAAGCACATCCTGGTCGGCCCGGTGCTGCGCCTGCTGGGGCGGCCGAAAATGGAAGGGCTGCACCATGTTCCGAAGGACGGGCCGGTGATCATCGCGGCCAATCATCTGGCCGTGGTGGATTCGCTCTACCTGTGCCTGGTGCTGGACCGGCCGGTCACCTTCATCGCCAAGCAGGAGTACTTCACCGGCGGCGGGGTGCGCGGGCGCATCAACCGCTGGGTCATGAAGGCCACCAATCAGGTTCCCGTCGACCGCACCGGCGGCACCGCCGGATCGGATTCGCTGGCCGCCGCAAGCCGCATTCTCGAGCGCGGCGGCATCTGGGGCATCCACCCCGAGGGCACCCGCTCACCCGACGGCCGCATCTACCGGGGCCGCACCGGCGTCATCCGCGTCGCCATGCAGACCGGCGCACCCGTCATCCCGGTCGTCCTCTCCGGCACCGACAAGGTCAACCCGCGCAACCGCCGCACCCTGCGTCCGGCGAAGGTCCGCATCTCCTTCGGTCACCCGCGCTTCTTCGTTCCCGCGGACAAGGCGGGCGTCCGCGCCGCCACCGACGACCTCATGTTCGATCTGGTCCGCCGCTCCGGCCGCCCCTACGTGGACTGCTACGCAGCCACTTTCAAGTCGCACGCGGCCTGAACCTCACTCCCATGGGGTTCGGGGCAACGCCCCCGCCCTTCTTGCGCAGCCCCGTGCTGGAGTGGGGGGTGGTGTGGAAGCGCTATCGATGCGTGTTAAAGTTCTCGGGTTGTCTCGGCGAGGGTGTGGCTTCGTTGCCCACCGTGATCGACGCGGCTCGGCTCTTCGGCCGTCCCCTGTTCGGTCTCCTTGCCTGTGACTAGCAGACCAACAGAGTCAGTGTGGCCCAGTCCCCTGATTCGCACACGCCGATAATCTCGCCGACGCCGTAGGAGTAGACAAGTCATGTCCGACGCCAACCTTCTCGAAGCCACCGTTCGTACCGAATTCGGCAAGGGCGCCGCGCGTCGTACCCGTCGCGCCGGCAACGTTCCCGCCGTGCTGTACGGCCACAACGAGGAGCCGCAGCACCTGTCCGTGAACGCCCAGGCGTTCGCCGCCATCCTGCGTGAGCACGGCACCAACGCCGTCCTGAACCTGGACATCGCGGGCAAGAAGCAGCTGGCGCTGACCAAGTCGGTCGTGGTTCACCCCATCCGCCGCTACATCGAGCACGCCGACCTGCTGATCGTGCGTCGCGGCGAGAAGGTCACCGCCGACGTGCACGTCACCCTGACCGGCGACGCCGCCTCCGGCACCCTGGTCACCCAGGAAGCCACCACCCTCTCCATCGAGGCCGAGGCCCTGCACATCCCCGAGTCCATCGAGATCTCGATCGAGGGCGCCGAGGCCGGCACCCAGATCCTCGCGGGCGGCATCGCGCTGCCGAAGGGTGTCACCCTGGCCGGCGACGCCGAGGCCCTGATCGTGAACATCATTGCCGCGCCGGCCGCCGAGGCCGCCGAGGGCGAGGCCGAGGCTGCCGAAGAAGCCGCCGAGTAATAACTCTCGCAACGGTTTTCGAAATCGATGACCGAGGCATATGACGGGCCCGCGCTCGTGGTCGGTCTGGGCAACCCCGGATCCGAATACGAGCGCACCCGGCACAATGTCGGTTTCATGGTCGCCGATGTACTCGCGGAGCGCGTCGGCGGCCGTTTCACCGTGCACAAGAAGTCGGGCGCGGACCTTTTGGAGGCCCGCCTCGACGGACGCAAGGTGCTGATCGCCAAGCCGCGCAGCTACATGAACCTGTCCGGCCGCCCGGTGGCGGCACTGGCCAAGTTCTTCTCCGTGCCCGCGACCGAGGTGATCGCCGTGCACGACGAACTGGATCTGCCCTTCGGCACCATTCGGTTGAAGCGCGGCGGCGGCGAGGGCGGCCACAATGGCCTGCGTTCCATGTCGCAGGCGTTGACCACCAAGGATTATCTGCGCGTGCGCTTCGGCATCGGCCGTCCGCCGGGTCGCCAGGATCCCGCCGACTACGTGCTCAAACCGTTCTCCGCACCGGAGCGCAAAGAGTTGCCGGTGATCGTGGAACAGGCCGCAGACGCCGTCGAGCTGCTGCTCCGGGTCGGGCTGGAAACCGCGCAGAACCAGCTGCACTGACTCAGCGCCGGGCCAGCTGCTCGGCGATGAGCTCCATGAAAGTCGTGACGGCTTCGGATGTTTCGTCGTGCCGGGTGGCGCAATACCAGGTGCGTCGCTCCGGAATCTCACCCACGCGCACGGTCGCCACATCGGTGCGACCGGTGACGCGTTCGGCCACCCACTGCGGCATGACGCTCACCGATTCGCCAGAAGCCACCACTTCGATAATGGTGTCGAATCCGGCCGCCAGCGTGGTCAGCTTCCCGTAGCGCGCGCCCTCCGGCAGCGGCAGCGGCGGCGTCGGAATCCGTTGTTGGTCATAGGAATCCGGCAGCACCAGGTGAACGCCCTCGAACTCGTCCGCCGTGACGAAGTCTTTTCCCGCCCAGGGATGCTGGGCGCTCACCACCGCCCGCACCTCATCGTCGAACAGTCGATCCAGCCGCACCCGATCCACCCGCCGATCCAGCTTGGCGATGAGCGCCACATCCAGCCGATCATCCAGCAGCGCGTCGATCATCTCGTCGTCATGCACCGGCTCCACCTGAATCTCCGACTCCGGCATGCGCTGTCGGAAAGCGTTGAGCACCAGCGGCATCCACTCGTAGCTCGCCGCACACTGCGAGGCGATCCGCACCGCCCGCGCCCGCCCCGCCCCGAGCTGCCGCAAATCGTGTCGCGCCGAACGCAATTCACCGAGCGTGCGCCCCGCCGCCTGCAACATGCGCCGGCCCGCGACGGTGGGCTCCAGATTCCGCCCCCGCCGATCGAAAAGCGGTGTGCCCAGCCGATCTTCGAGCCGCAGCAGCCGCTGACTCAGGGCCGGTTGGCTGACATAGAGCTGCCGCGCCGCCGCCGTGAGCGTCCGGTGGCTCCCCAGCGCTTCCAGCAGCTCCAGGTCGCGGATATCGACATCCATAACCTCAGCTTATAGGAGCCATCCAGAATAGGTCGTGGTCTTATGTCGCTGCCGTTCCTAGCGTGGGTTGTACCAGCCCGAGGGAAGGAACCACCCAATGACCACCGTCGCGATCGTCTACCACTCTGGCTTCGGCCACACCCGTGTCCAGGCCGAAGCCGTCCGGCTCGGCGCGGCCTCGGTGCCCGGCACCGATGTCCGCCTGGTCGCCGTGGACGAATACGAATCCGCCTGGGAGGCAATCGATGCCGCCGACGCCATCATCTTCGGCACCCCGACCTACATGGCCGGAGTCTCCGCCCCGTTCAAGTCCTTCCTCGACGCCACCTCGGGCCGCTGGGCCCAACAGCTCTGGAAGGACAAGATCGCAGCCGGTTTCACCAATTCGGCGGGCGTGAACGGCGACAAACTCAATACCCTGCAATCGCTTTCGCTGTTCGCCATGCAGCACGGCATGGTCTGGGTCGGCCTCGGCCTGCTCCCCGGCGACTTCGACACCACCGCCGACCTCAACCGCCTGGGCGCCTTCCTCGGCGCCATGGCTCACTCACCCGCCGACGCCGCCCCCGAAATCGCCCCCGGCCCCGGCGATCTCGCCACCGCCGAACACCTCGGCCGCCGCGTGGCCCAAGCCGCCCACCGCTGGGCCGGCGTGCGCGAACTCACCGAGGTGGCCTCGTGACCGAACAGGACGTGGCCGCCGCCCTCCAGCTCTACTTCGACGGCCTGTACCACAGCGATACCTCCCTACTACGCAAGGTTTTCCACCCCAGGGCCATGTACGCCTGCGCCACCGAAGGCACCCTGACCCACCTCACGATGGACGAGTACTTCCCCATCGTGGACGCCCGCCCCGCCCCCGCCTCCCGTAACGAAGTCCGTCGCGACCGAATCGTCTCGATCGAATTCGCGGGCCCGGTCACGGCGCTGGCCCGCCTCGAATGCTCCCTCGGCCCAAAGCGATTCATCGACCTGCTCACCCTCATCCACCTGGACGGCCGCTGGCAGATCATCGCCAAGGTCTTCCACTACAACCTCGAACAGGACTGACATGCCCTACGTGAACATCAAGGTCACCGACGAAGACGTCACCCTCGACCAGAAACGCCAACTGATCGCCGGCGTCACCGACCTGCTCCAGAAAATCCTGCACAAGGACCCCGCCACCACCTTCGTCATCATCGACGAAGTGGCCCTGGATGACTGGGGAATCGGCGGCCTCCCCGTGCCGGAGTACCGTCAGGTCAGGTGAGCGGCTGTGGCCGAGCGGCGGAGTTTGCCGGAGGACGTTTTCGGGAGGGCGCCGGGGCCCAGGACGGTGACGCTGCGGGGGCGGACGCCTACCTCGGAGAAGACGGCGTGGACTATGTCGTGTTCTATGCGTTTTACTTCGTTGGGGTTTTGGAAGTCGTTGCTTTCCACTACTACGGCGAAGCTTTCGCGTTTGTGGCCGGCGTCGAGGCGGACGGCTACCGCGTTGCCGGGGCGGACGCCCTTGATGCGGAGGGCGGCTCGTTCTATGTCGGTGGGGTAGATGTTGCGGCCGCCCATGATGATGACGTCCTTCATGCGGCCGCAGACCACCACCAGGCCGTCTTCGGTGAAGTAGCCGATGTCGCCGGTGTCGAGCCAGCCTTCGGGGTCGAGGGCGGGGCGGAAGCCGTTGGTGGTGACGTAGCCGGAAGTTACTGCGGGGCCGCGGAGTTCGATGATGCCCACGGAGCGGACGGGGAGGGGCTGGCCTTCGTGGTCGACTACGCGGCCTTCCAGGTTGTCGACGAGGTAGCCGAGGGTGGGGAGGCGGCGGAGGTTGCCGTGGTGGTGTTCGGGATGGCGGACGGGGACCGCCTTGCCGAGGGCCTCCAGGAGGTCGGCATCGACCACGTCGAGGACCTGGCCGAGGCCGGGATCCGGAATCGACACGGCCAGTGTGGTTTCGGCCATGCCGTAGACCGGGGTGAGGGCCATGGGGTTGAGGCCGAAGCGTTTTCCGGCGGCGGCGAGGGTGTCCATGGTGTCGGCGTCCACGGGCTCCGCGCCGTTCCACATGTAGCGGACACTGCTCAGGTCGATGGTGCCGTCGTCGGCGTTGCGGAGTTTGCGGGCCAGCAGGGAGTAGGCGAAATTCGGTGCGGCGGTGACTGTTCCGCGGTACTTGGAGATGAGTTCGGCCCACAGGATGGGGCGCATGAGGAAGTCGAGCGGGGTCACGCACACCACTTCGGCGCCGAACTGCATTGGCACGGAGAGGAATCCGACCATGCCCATATCGTGGAACAGGGGTAGCCAGCTGATCATGACGTCGGCGTCGAGCTGGAATTTCACTCGGTCGAACATGGCGTAGGCGTTGACGAAGAAGTTTCCGTGCGTGATGCGGACGGCCTTGGGGATGCCGGTGGAGCCGGATGTCAACTGCTGCAGGGCGATATCGGCCTCGCCGGTGGGCAGCGGGTCGATGGCCGCGCCCGCGCGCATCTGCTCCATGGTCACCACGGCGATACCGCGTTCGCGCAGTAGAGGTTCCGCGACCTCGAACGGTGCGCCGAGAATGACAGCGCGGGCCTCGATCATGTTCAGCACGGTTTCGGTGTCGCGCGCCCACACCTCCAGATCGGTGCGCGGGGTCGGCTGATGCAGCATGGTGATGGAGGCCCCGCGCATCCACACGGCCTGACAGGCGGGGGCGATATCGACCGGCATCCCGGCCAGCACCCCCACCGCGTCGCCGTGGCCGATGCCCGCCGCGGCGAGCCCACCCGCCATGTGCCGGGCGATGTCGTGGATTTCGCCCCAGGTCTGCCGCAGCGGCGCGTCCGGTTCCCCGGTCACCAGTCCACGTTCGGAAACCTGCGCTGTCGCATACATTTCATCGGTGAAGCGGCTCATCGGGCACTCCTCGCACGGTCGCCAACATCTCCACTATCCCGCCATAGCGAGGTGCTGTTAACCGATTCGCCGATGTCCGCCGCATGCGAACCTGCGAGGGTCAGCGCAGGTTTCGGACTGCTCCGGCGAAACGGTCGAGGTCGTCGAAGCTCACGAAACAGTGTGGGGAGGCGCGCACCACCGACGACAGGCCGCGGGCCGTCATATCCAGCAGCGTGGAGGAACGGTGGCTGACGGTGACCGTGATGGACTGGCCGGCCAGCCGGTCGCGGACCTCGACCGGCTCCAGGCCGTCGACGGTGAAGGACACGATGCCCGCGTGCTGCACACCGGCATCGCGGACCGTGACCCCGGGGATCTCGGATAGAGCTGCGCGCAGGTGCCGGGCACGCTCGGCAATGGCCTCGTAGACCAGCCCGGGTCCGAGGTCCAGCAGGTAGCGCACCGCCGCGCCCAAGCCGAGGCGGGCCGCGACATCGCACTCCCAGAATTCGAAGCGGCTCGCGTCGGCTGCCACGCGGTAGGCGCCGGGGGCGGTCCATTCGGCGCTGTGCAGGTCGAGGCGGGCGGGTTCGAGCGTGCGGGCGAGCTCCGGACGCACGTACAGGAAGCCCGTGCCGCGTGGGCCGCGCAGCCATTTGCGCCCGGTAGCGGACAGGGCGTCCACATCCAGCGCCGCCACATCGAGAGGCAGCTGACCGGCCGACTGGCAGGCGTCCGCGATCACCAGCGCGCCCGCCTTCCGGGCGATGGCGGCGGCCTCCGCGATCGGATTCGCCAGGCCGCCATTGGTCGGAACATGCAGCAGCGACACCAGTTTCACGCGTTCGTCGACCAGGGTCTCGAGGGCCTCGAGGTCGAGCTGCCCGGTGCTGTCGCCGGGGATGGATTCCACGGTGGCGCCGGTCTGCCGGGCCCGCTGCAGGGCGGCGATGGCATTGCTGGCGTAGTCCGCGCCGGAGATGAGAATGCGGTCGCCGGGAGCCAGCGGGACCGAGTAGAAGAAGTCGGTCCAGGAACGGCTCGCGCTGTCGCTGAGCGCGATGGATTCGGCGTCGGCATTGATGAGCCTGCCGATATCGGTTTTGACGGCGTGCAGGTCATCCAGGCGTTCATTCGCTGCCCGATAGCCGCCGACCTCGGCCTCGCGCCGCAGATGCGCGATCTGGGTGTCCAGGACGACGGTGGCCGGCAGCGAGGAACCGGCACTGTCCAGGAAGACTTTGTCTTCGCAACCGGGAGTGTCGGCGCGGAGCTGCGCGAGATTCAGCATGTGGGCGAGGGTAGCGCGTCGGGACGGCCGCCGGGTTTCGCCGGTGGAATGCGTGGAATCGATTCTGCCACATGGGCGGAATCAACCATGTCGATCACAGTGTTCACTGTTTCGTCAGGTTCGCTTGTCGGTGTTGCTCGCTACCCTGGTTTGATCGGTGTCCGCGCGGGCGCCGGTGGGGGGAGGAGTTGGAGGTTGGAATGTCTGTCACCGCATCTCCTGCTGATCTATCGCGCGCATTCGCCTCTGCCGACGGTCGATGTCGGCAGCTACCGGCGGGTGAATTCTCCTCGCGTGCAGCAGCTGAGGCTTATATCGGAGGTGTCTGTTTCAAGCAGGGCCCACCGAGTCTGATCGGCGCCGAACTGGAGTGGCTCACCGCGCAGGGTGAGTATTCGGCGTCCGCCCCGCGTCCGGAATTGAGCCGGCTCGCCGACGCGCTCGGACCGTATGCGCCACGGTCCCTCGACCCAGAGTCCCCCGCCCTGGCACTGCCCGGGGGCAGCCGGATCACCATCGAACCCGGCGGTCAGATCGAACTGTCCAGTGCCCCGTTCGGCACCTCCGCCGAACTCTGCGAGAGCCTGCGAATCGACGCGGCCCGCCTGCGAGAACTTCTCGAAACTCGCGATATCCGAACCTTTTCCGCCGCCGCGGACGCCTTCCGCCCGCCGCGCCGGCTGCTCCAGCTGCCGCGCTACTGCGCCATGGAGAACGCCTTCGCCAATATCGGGCCCTTCGGCGCGCTCATGATGTGCAATACCGCCGCCACCCAGGTGAGCGTGGACGCCGGGGCCGATGCCGAGGAGATCGCCGCCCGCTGGACCGCGCTGTACACCATCGGCCCGGCCTTGCTGGCTGCTTTCGCCTGTTCACCGACGCTGCGGGGCGCGCCGCCGGGGGAGTGGGCGTCGCAGCGCATGCGGGCCTGGCTGCGCCTGGATCATCTGCGCACCCGGCCGTCCGTGCACGACTGGCCGGGGCCGCTCGCCGGGTACGGGCACTGGGCGCTGGATGTGCCGCTGCTGTGCGTCCGCTCCGAAGGCGAGGACTGGTCGCCGCCGCCGGGGGCCACCTTCGCCGATTGGCTGTGCGGGGCGCTGGACGACGAGCTCGGCCGCCGGCCCGATCGCGCCGATCTCGACTATCACCTGACCACGGTGTTTCCGCCGGTGCGGGCCGCCGGGCATCTCGAGGTGCGCTACCTCGACGCCCAGCCGGGTGACTCCTGGTCGGTGCCGGTGTACGCCGTCGACGCGCTCATGTCCACGCCCGCAACCGTTTCCGAGGCCACGACCCTCGCCAAGTCGGTGGCGGAGATGTGGTCGGAGGCCGCCCGCTACGGGCTCGCGGATCCCGAATTGCGCGCTGTCGCAGTGGCGCTGCTGGAACTGGCCGCCGCGCACGCCGCAACCGCCACCGCCGCCCGCGAATTGGATGCCGCCGCGCAGCGATGCCGTGGCGGCCGCACGCCTCTCGAAGATTTCGAATCCGGAGTTCTCTCATGACTGTTCAGCACCTGCCGGGCACCGATCGTGCCGAGACCGAACGCCTGCGCGAGCGAATTGCGGAAGTCCTGGAACGTGCCCGCCGCCGCACCGTCGGCCTCACCGACTGTGTGGACGAAGCCGAACTGGTGGCCCAGCATTCGCGCATCATGAGCCCGCTGGTGTGGGATCTCGCGCATATCGGCAATCAGGAAGAGTTGTGGCTGGTGCGCGATGTGGGCGGCCGGGAACCGGTGCGCCAGGACATCGATCACCTTTACGACGCCTTCAAGCATGCACGCGCGGATCGTCCCGCACTGCCGCTGCTGGATCCCGCGCAGGCCCGCGACTATGTGGGCACCGTGCGGGAGAAGGTGTGGGATGTGCTGGAGCGCAGCCCATTACAGGGTGACGCCCTGGTAGCGGGTGGCTTCGCCTTCGGCATGATCGCCCAGCACGAGCAGCAGCACGACGAAACCATGCTGGCCACCCATCAGCTGCGAACCGGTGACGCGGTGCTCGCGGCTCCCGCACCGCCGGCCGCGAAGCTGAGCGTCAGCGGTGAAGTGGTAATCCCCGCAGGCGAATTCATCATGGGCACCGACACCGACCCGTGGGCGCTGGACAATGAGCGGCCCGCACATCCGGTGCATGTTCCCGGTTTCGCCATCGACGCCGCCCCCATCACCAATGAGCAGTACCTCGCCTTCATGGCGGATGGCGGTTACGACCGCCCTGAACTGTGGTCCGAACGCGGCTGGACGCACCGCGTCGAAGCCGGTCTCACCTCGCCGCAGTTCTGGGAGCAGGATGGTGGCGGCCGTTGGTGGCGAAGGAGTTTCGGCGTCATGCAGCCGTTGCGTCCGCACCAGCCGGTGGTCCACGTCTGCTGGTTCGAGGCCGAGGCGTATGCCAACTGGGCGGGCAAACGCCTCCCCACCGAAGCCGAATGGGAGAAGGCCGCCCGCCACGACCCCGCGACCGGCCGCTCCCACCGCTACCCCTGGGGCGACACCGACCCCAACGTGTACCTCGCCAACCTCGGCCAGCACCACCTGGAACCGGCCGACGTAGGCGCGTACCCGGAAGGCGCATCCGCCCTGGGCGTTCACCAGCTGATCGGCGACGTCTGGGAGTGGACCTCTTCAGGTTTCACCCCCTACCCCGGCTTCAAAGCCTTCCCCTACGCGGAGTACTCCGAGGTCTTCCACGGCGGCGACTACAAGGTCCTTCGAGGCGGCTCCTTCGCCGCCGACCAGGTGGCGGTGCGAGGCACCTTCCGCAACTGGGACCACCCCATCCGCCGCCAGATCTTCTCCGGCTTCCGCCTGGCCCGAGACCTCCGCCCGGAGGACCTCTGATGTGCCGCCACCTCGCCTACCTCGGCCCGCCCACCTCCGTGGGTGACCTCCTGACGAGAGGCCCGCACTCCCTGCTCACTCAATCCTGGGCACCCCGCGAAATGCGCGGCGGCGGAACGATCAATGCCGACGGCTTCGGTGTCGCCTGGTGGCTGCCCGTCCCGTCCGCCCCGGAAGACCATGGCGCGGGTGTCATCTGGCACGGCGGCGCACCCCAGGACCCGGTGGACGCGCAGCGCGACGGCGCGTCGGCTCCTGCCCGGGGGTCGGCCGCTACGCAGGAAACTGCCGAATCCGCTCGCCCGACCGCGCCGGGGCTTCGAGTCAGCCGCTATCGCAATGCCGCGCCGATATGGACCGACCCGGCGGTGGAAGAGATACTGCCGCAATTGCGTTCGTCGGCCGTGCTGGCGGCGATCCGCTCCGCGACGGTGGGCATGCCGGTGGAGCGGGCGGCCTGTGCGCCATTCACCCACGGCCGCTGGGCTTTCAGTCACAACGGCGCGATTCCGGATTGGCGGCGGGCGCTGACCGCTATTGCGGCGCGATGCGGTTCGCCGTCACTGCTCGAGGCGGAATCGCTGACGGATTCGGCGGCGCTGTGGGTCATTCTGCGCGGACTGCTCGAAGGCGCTGCCTCGCCCGACGGGGAAAGAGTCACTGCCGCATCGCATGTGGACGAAACCGAGAATTCGGGAGCGGCGAGTGCGGCTGGGGCGTCCGCCTCGGCCACAGGGGAGGACGGGCCGATTCGATCGGAGGCGCACACCGGCTCCTTCGGGACCGCGGCGTCGTACGGGTCGGCGGTGAGCGTGACCGTCACCTCGGGTTCTCCGCCGGAGGTGCGGAGCTGGAGCTGGGGGCACAGTGACAGTGATGTGCCGCAGGCGCGCGAGCATGCGTCGAATACCAGTGCAAGGGTCAGGGGGCTTGCGCCGGATGTCGCACTGCGGTGGGTGGTTTCGGCCGTGCTGGCGGAATCGCCCAGGGCGCGGCTGAATCTACTGCTGGGGGATGGGGAGACGGTGTGGGCCACTACGTGGCATCACTCGTTGTCGATTTTGGTGACCGATGAGTTCGCCGTGGTGGCCTCGGAACCGTATGACGATGATCCGCGCTGGGAGGCGATCGGGGATCGGATGCTGGTGGAGGTTCGGCCGGGGTGGAAGTCGGTGCGATCGCTTGACATTGAGACTGGAAGGGCCACTTCATGAGTGCGGCTACGTTCGAGATCCATTTGACCGATGAAGATTTGACCGCCGCGCTGCGGGGGGATGTGCAGGCGGGGTTGACCGCTTCGCCGAAGTCGTTGCCTCCGAAGTGGTTTTACGACGCGCGCGGGAGTGAGCTGTTCGAGAAGATCACGGAGTTGCCGGAGTACTACCCGACTCGGACCGAGCGGGCGCTGCTGGAACGCGTGGTGGGCGAGATCGCGCAGGTCGCGCAGGCCGAGGTGCTGGTGGAGCTGGGGGCCGGATCGGCGGCCAAGACCCGGCTGCTGCTGGACGCGCTCACCTCCGGTGGGCCATTGAAGAAGTATGTGCCGCAGGATGTTTCGGTGTCCGCGCTACGCGGTGCAGCGGATGAGGTGGCGCACGAGTTTCCGGGGCTGGCCGTGCACGGGGTGGTGAGCGACTTCACCGCCACGCTGGAGAACCTGCCCCGGGGCGGGCGGCGGATGATCGCCTTCCTGGGCGGCACCATCGGAAACCTGGTCCCGGACGAGCGGGCGGAGTTCCTGGCGGGCATCCACGATGTCCTGGAGCCGGGGGAGCAGCTGCTGCTCGGCGCGGGACTGGTGATCGATCCCGCCGTCCTGGTCCCCGCGTACGACGATGCCGCCGGCGTCACCGCCGAGTTCAATCGCAATGTGCTGCATGTGCTCAACGCGCGACTCGGCGCGAACTTCGAGCCGGAACGGTTCGAGCACATCGCCCTCTGGGATGCCGAGAACGAGTGGATCGAGATGCGCCTCGAAGCCACCGCCGACATGGTGGTCACCATCCCCGAACTCGACCTGACCGTCGAGTTCGCGGCGGGTGAGCAGATGCGCACCGAAATCTCGGCCAAGTTCCACCGCGACGGCTTCGAAACCGAGCTGGCCGCAGCCGGTTTCGCGACCGAGCGGGTCTGGACCGACCCCGACGACCGCTTCGCGCTGTTCCTGGCCGAGCGCCGCTGAACTCGCTCGGCGTATCCGGGATTTATCGAGCGCTTATCGGCTCCGCGGACGCTGAATGTCTCGACCGGTGTGTGGATCGGTCGAGACATTCGGACGGGGAGTTATGCGCATGGGTCAGGATCGGAGTCTTCGGTTCGCCTCGTGGCCGGCGCGCGTGGGCGCGGGTGCGATCGATCTGATATTCGCGGTGACGGTCATCGTGATCGCCCTGGCGTGTATGCGGTGGGCCGTCGATGCCTTGAAACCCGAACTGGGAGACCCCTACCCGGGGAAACCGGGCTACGTGGTCGGGTACGCGGGTCAGATCAGCCTCACCAAGAGGCTGATCCTGATTCTGCTGGTGCCCACGATCCTGGTCATCGTCACCGCGATCGGGTGGAACGTTGCGTTCCGGCAGGGTCGCCGGGGACAGTCGCTGGGTAAACAAGCCCTGGGATTGTGGCTGGTCGGCCTCGAGAGTGGACAGCCGGTGGGTGTGGGGCGGGCGCTGCTTCGGCAGATCGCGCACGCTGCCGATGCGATCCCGTGCTACCTGGGATATCTGTGGCCCCTGTGGGATGAACGCCGGCAAACCTTCGCGGACAAGATCGCTGCTACCGGCGTGGTCGTGGCCGCTCCCTGGGCATCGGCGAATTCGGCTGAGGCGCAAGACGATCCCACCCCTCGTGCACAGATGCGGGCGCGGATGCGAGAGTCCCGCGGACCACGGTCATCCTGACGCCGCACCGTTCCCGGCGCCGCTGACCACTACTTCTGGTCGGTGACCGCCGCCAGGAATTCCTGGAGTCCGCGCAGTTCTTCCCAGGCTGCGCGGACCTCGGTGGCGGCGCGCGGGGTGGTCAGCCAGTCCGGTGCGCCGAATTCCTTTCCGGCGGTGAGGGATTTGTGGCGGAGCAGGTCGATGCGGGGGTGGTCGATCGAGTAGCCCTTGGGTTTGGTGGCGAGTTTGTCGCCGCCGATCTGGTATCCGGCCGATTCGAGCCGGGCGAGGATGGCTTCCAGTTCCGCGCCGCGGACGTCGTCGTCGATGGCGGTGCGCAGGGCCGCCAGTTGTGCGGGGGACGCGGCGTAGAGGCCGCCGGCGACGAACAGCCCCGCCGCGCTGATGTGCACGTACCAGCCGGAGGTCTGGGTGGTGTGCACGACCGCGCCCTGGTGAGTCTTGTAGGGGGACTTGTCTTTCGAGAAGCGCACGTCCCGGTACGGCCGGAAGATCTTGGCGGGTCCGAAATCCGGTTCGAGTTCGGCGACCAGGGCCAGCAGGGGGTCGCGGACGGACTCCTCCCACACCTTCTTGTTCGCGTTCCAGAAGGATTTGCTGTTGTCGGCTTCCAAATCCTCGTAGAAGTCGAGCCCGGTCAGGGGGAACCCGGTGAACTGCGCCATGCGG contains:
- a CDS encoding fatty acyl-AMP ligase, yielding MSRFTDEMYATAQVSERGLVTGEPDAPLRQTWGEIHDIARHMAGGLAAAGIGHGDAVGVLAGMPVDIAPACQAVWMRGASITMLHQPTPRTDLEVWARDTETVLNMIEARAVILGAPFEVAEPLLRERGIAVVTMEQMRAGAAIDPLPTGEADIALQQLTSGSTGIPKAVRITHGNFFVNAYAMFDRVKFQLDADVMISWLPLFHDMGMVGFLSVPMQFGAEVVCVTPLDFLMRPILWAELISKYRGTVTAAPNFAYSLLARKLRNADDGTIDLSSVRYMWNGAEPVDADTMDTLAAAGKRFGLNPMALTPVYGMAETTLAVSIPDPGLGQVLDVVDADLLEALGKAVPVRHPEHHHGNLRRLPTLGYLVDNLEGRVVDHEGQPLPVRSVGIIELRGPAVTSGYVTTNGFRPALDPEGWLDTGDIGYFTEDGLVVVCGRMKDVIIMGGRNIYPTDIERAALRIKGVRPGNAVAVRLDAGHKRESFAVVVESNDFQNPNEVKRIEHDIVHAVFSEVGVRPRSVTVLGPGALPKTSSGKLRRSATAAHLT
- a CDS encoding aminotransferase class V-fold PLP-dependent enzyme is translated as MLNLAQLRADTPGCEDKVFLDSAGSSLPATVVLDTQIAHLRREAEVGGYRAANERLDDLHAVKTDIGRLINADAESIALSDSASRSWTDFFYSVPLAPGDRILISGADYASNAIAALQRARQTGATVESIPGDSTGQLDLEALETLVDERVKLVSLLHVPTNGGLANPIAEAAAIARKAGALVIADACQSAGQLPLDVAALDVDALSATGRKWLRGPRGTGFLYVRPELARTLEPARLDLHSAEWTAPGAYRVAADASRFEFWECDVAARLGLGAAVRYLLDLGPGLVYEAIAERARHLRAALSEIPGVTVRDAGVQHAGIVSFTVDGLEPVEVRDRLAGQSITVTVSHRSSTLLDMTARGLSSVVRASPHCFVSFDDLDRFAGAVRNLR
- the egtA gene encoding ergothioneine biosynthesis glutamate--cysteine ligase EgtA — its product is MGGVCFKQGPPSLIGAELEWLTAQGEYSASAPRPELSRLADALGPYAPRSLDPESPALALPGGSRITIEPGGQIELSSAPFGTSAELCESLRIDAARLRELLETRDIRTFSAAADAFRPPRRLLQLPRYCAMENAFANIGPFGALMMCNTAATQVSVDAGADAEEIAARWTALYTIGPALLAAFACSPTLRGAPPGEWASQRMRAWLRLDHLRTRPSVHDWPGPLAGYGHWALDVPLLCVRSEGEDWSPPPGATFADWLCGALDDELGRRPDRADLDYHLTTVFPPVRAAGHLEVRYLDAQPGDSWSVPVYAVDALMSTPATVSEATTLAKSVAEMWSEAARYGLADPELRAVAVALLELAAAHAATATAARELDAAAQRCRGGRTPLEDFESGVLS
- the egtB gene encoding ergothioneine biosynthesis protein EgtB, producing the protein MTVQHLPGTDRAETERLRERIAEVLERARRRTVGLTDCVDEAELVAQHSRIMSPLVWDLAHIGNQEELWLVRDVGGREPVRQDIDHLYDAFKHARADRPALPLLDPAQARDYVGTVREKVWDVLERSPLQGDALVAGGFAFGMIAQHEQQHDETMLATHQLRTGDAVLAAPAPPAAKLSVSGEVVIPAGEFIMGTDTDPWALDNERPAHPVHVPGFAIDAAPITNEQYLAFMADGGYDRPELWSERGWTHRVEAGLTSPQFWEQDGGGRWWRRSFGVMQPLRPHQPVVHVCWFEAEAYANWAGKRLPTEAEWEKAARHDPATGRSHRYPWGDTDPNVYLANLGQHHLEPADVGAYPEGASALGVHQLIGDVWEWTSSGFTPYPGFKAFPYAEYSEVFHGGDYKVLRGGSFAADQVAVRGTFRNWDHPIRRQIFSGFRLARDLRPEDL